TGTTGAAGAAGAAAAAGATGCTGGTGACCTTCTTATAGTTCTCGGAGAATCTATCCTTAAAGGCGTTATACGCCAATTTTACATTAGTGATGATAATCACGCCTACACCCGCAGTTGTCTCAAAGGAGACTGGGAACTGTGGTTTAATATCCCCCCAAAAACAATAGAAAGTAAAAGCTATGACTTTGATTCCTTAAAAGAATCAGACTTTCTTCTTACAACTAACGTAGAGACATTCACAAATGCTCCGAAAGATTTTCCTAAGGGGTCGGAATCTTTAAATAATATTATCATCTGCATGACAACACTAAATATGGATCATCGCGTGCAGTTTTTAATTGGAGATAATCACAGAACATTCTGGATACGCCATCATGATGCGAAATCTTGGTCTGAGTGGTCCACATTCATTTAAGATCTAAAAGGGAAAAAAGCAGGCTGGAAGCTAGCCCAGCCCTAAAAGCTTTGTTTAATCTTCTTCAGATTCTCCTATGACAGTCAATTCCATAGGGCCAAAGTTTTCATTATTTTGGAAAGATGTCGCAACAACAGGAATAACATTTTGAGGACGCTGTTCCCTAGTCATTGTTAATTCTAAACGGAATAAATGCTTTACGATCGCAATACGGATATCGCGAATAAGACTTTCAAATAATAGGAAAGATTCGTGTTTGAACTCGATTAGAGGATCTTTTTGTCCAACAGTACGTAAACCTACTTCACTGCGTAATAGATCCATATCTACAAGGTGAATTTTCCATTGCTCATCGATATGCATAATCATTACTGATCGTATGATATCTCTACAAATACCATTAGCATCAACTTCATTTCCTGCTGCAGTATTAATTTCTTCTACCATAGAAGAAAACTTTCTCTGGAAAGTATGAATCAGCTCAGCAGCAACTTTTTCAGCAACAGCATCTAGAGTATTTAGCTTTTTCAACTCCTCAAGGTCTAGCTGTACAGGGAAGGAGTAGTTCATCCAATCTTCTAATCTAGGAAGAGAATGTCCCGAGGGGTGATTACGGCTGACAAGCAACGACGCTATCATTAACGACACATGGTATATTGCTTCCTTAGCCAAGCTAAAGATATCTTCAGAACGCAAAACATCATTACGAAAAGCATAGATAGTTTGTCTCTGCTTGTTCATAACATCATCGTATTCTAAAGTATGCTTACGAATCGTATAGTTTCTAGCTTCTACTCGCTTCTGAGCTGTTTCGATGAGCTTGTTAAACATAGGATCCGACATTGCTTCTCCTTCAGGAGGACGAAAATGGCGAATCAAAGCGTTTAATTTAGGAGAGGCAAACAAACGCATTAAACGATCTTCAAAAGATAAGAAGAATTTTGCAGATCCTGGGTCTCCTAAGCGAGCACAACGGCCTCGCAACTGCCGATCAATACGTCGAGATTGGTGACGGCTTGTACCAATAACATGAAGGCCTCCGACTACCACAGCTTCTTTATCCAGCTTGATGTCAGTACCACGACCAGCCATGTTCGTAGCTACAGTAACGGCTCCTAATTTCCCTGCTCCCGCAATAATTTCAGCTTCTTGAGCATGGTTCTTCGCATTTAAAACAGTATGTTCTATACGATTTTGTCTCAAAATACGAGAAAGCTTTTCTGAAACCTCAACTGATTCCGTACCTATAAGAATAGGCTTGCCTTCTTGATGTATTTGAGAAATCTCCCGAACAATAGCGTGATATTTTTCACGCTCAGTCATGTAAAATTCATCATTATGATCTACACGCAAGCAAGTCTTAAACGTAGGAACTTGAACAACGTAAAGATTATAAATTTCTTTAAATTCTCGAGATTCTGTAATAGCGGTTCCCGTCATTCCTGCAAGCTTGGTATAAAGACGGAAAAAGTTTTGTAACGTTACTGTCGCAAAAGTTTGTGATTCTTTACGGATAGTTACATGTTCTTTTGCTTCTATCGCTTGATGTAGGCCTTCCGAAAAACGGCGTCCGGGTTGAGGACGGCCAGTATGTTCGTCAATAATCACAATTTGATCATTGCGAACAATATAGTCCACATCACGCTCCATAAGAAGATGCGCTCTCAGTAGTTGACGTAAGCCGTGGGCACGTGCTTTTCTCTGAGTATCTTCTTCAGAAACTGCTATTTTCTTATTAATTTTATCTGT
This window of the Chlamydia sp. BM-2023 genome carries:
- the secA gene encoding preprotein translocase subunit SecA, whose translation is MLDFLKRFFGSSQERTLKKFQKLVDKVNVYDEMLAPLSDEELRNKTAELKKRYQEGESLDDMLPEAYGIVKNVCRRLTGTPVEVSGYHQNWDMVPYDVQVLGAIAMHKGFITEMQTGEGKTLTAVMPLYLNALTGKPVHLVTVNDYLAQRDCEWVGSILRWLGLTTGVLISGSPLEKRKEIYQCDVVYGTASEFGFDYLRDNSIATSADDQVGRGFYFAIIDEVDSILIDEARTPLIISGPGEKHNPVYFELKDKVAELVQLQRELCSQIALEARRGLDAFLDADILPKDKKVVEGISEFCRSLWLVSKGMPLNRVLRRVREHPDLRAMIDKWDTYYHAEQNKEESIEKLSELFIIVDEHNNDFELTDKGMMQWVEKTGGSAEDFVMMDMGHEYAVIDSDETLSPTDKINKKIAVSEEDTQRKARAHGLRQLLRAHLLMERDVDYIVRNDQIVIIDEHTGRPQPGRRFSEGLHQAIEAKEHVTIRKESQTFATVTLQNFFRLYTKLAGMTGTAITESREFKEIYNLYVVQVPTFKTCLRVDHNDEFYMTEREKYHAIVREISQIHQEGKPILIGTESVEVSEKLSRILRQNRIEHTVLNAKNHAQEAEIIAGAGKLGAVTVATNMAGRGTDIKLDKEAVVVGGLHVIGTSRHQSRRIDRQLRGRCARLGDPGSAKFFLSFEDRLMRLFASPKLNALIRHFRPPEGEAMSDPMFNKLIETAQKRVEARNYTIRKHTLEYDDVMNKQRQTIYAFRNDVLRSEDIFSLAKEAIYHVSLMIASLLVSRNHPSGHSLPRLEDWMNYSFPVQLDLEELKKLNTLDAVAEKVAAELIHTFQRKFSSMVEEINTAAGNEVDANGICRDIIRSVMIMHIDEQWKIHLVDMDLLRSEVGLRTVGQKDPLIEFKHESFLLFESLIRDIRIAIVKHLFRLELTMTREQRPQNVIPVVATSFQNNENFGPMELTVIGESEED